In Lascolabacillus massiliensis, a single genomic region encodes these proteins:
- a CDS encoding GH92 family glycosyl hydrolase, translating to MEISGCNEAKQPVDYVNPYLGNISHLLVPTFPTIHLPHSMLRVYPERGDFTGDVLNGLPIVVTSHRGSSAFNLSPFYTEREELTPVIKYSYDNEKITPYKYHVYLDEEDITVDYTLSHQSAIYKINFGNEDKNGNSTIIINSRNGELKWDGSAISGYQNLANNTKVYLYLVPELLPVSASVLTDGILKEGHSAFGRNASLVLKWPKDYKELTFRYGISFIDEDQARRNMEREVADKSFNEIAETSRNIWNDELGKIQVSGGTEDDRFLFYTSLYRTYERPVSISEDGRYFSAFDGKVHDDFGRPFYTDDWIWDSYRAHHPLRILIDAKREEDILNSFVLMSEQMENLWLPTFPEITGDSRRMNSNHGVISILDAHIKGLGNFDLKKAYMAGKGAIMDKTLAPWSGSPSGELDKFYHEKGYIPALREGEEETIPEVHSFERRQPVAVTLGTSYDQWSLAQLAKSLGLKNDYEYFMNASFNYRNLFNSETGFFHPKDKDGKFIQPFDYRYDGGMGARGFYGENNGWIYRWDVPHNIPDLIDLMGGKKVFVDNLDNMFREPLGKSKYDFYSQLPDHTGNVGQFSMANEPSLHIPYLYNYAGEPWKTQKRVRTLIKQWFRNDLMGIPGDEDGGGLSSFVVFSQMGFYPVTPGTTEYTIGSPFFDHVKINLGNGNFFEIETINNSPENKYIQSATLNGKPFNKVFIDHFDIMKGGKIVFEMGNKAKRDYFTTD from the coding sequence ATGGAAATAAGTGGATGTAATGAAGCAAAACAACCTGTTGATTATGTAAACCCTTATTTGGGAAACATTAGCCACCTGTTAGTACCAACATTTCCTACTATCCATTTACCTCACAGTATGTTGCGTGTTTATCCTGAAAGAGGCGATTTCACTGGTGATGTATTGAATGGTCTTCCAATTGTTGTTACAAGTCACAGAGGTAGTTCAGCATTTAATCTTAGCCCTTTCTATACAGAAAGAGAAGAGTTAACACCAGTAATAAAATACAGTTACGATAACGAAAAAATCACTCCTTATAAATATCATGTATATCTTGATGAAGAAGATATAACAGTTGATTATACACTTTCACATCAATCAGCAATTTATAAGATTAACTTTGGTAATGAGGACAAAAATGGAAATTCAACAATTATAATAAATTCAAGAAATGGAGAGTTAAAATGGGACGGTTCGGCAATTTCAGGTTACCAGAATTTAGCTAATAATACAAAGGTGTACCTTTATCTGGTACCGGAATTATTACCTGTATCTGCTTCTGTTCTAACCGATGGAATCTTGAAAGAGGGGCATTCAGCTTTTGGTCGTAATGCATCTTTGGTATTAAAATGGCCAAAAGATTATAAAGAACTCACTTTTAGATATGGAATTTCTTTTATTGATGAAGATCAGGCGAGAAGAAATATGGAGCGTGAAGTTGCAGACAAATCATTTAATGAGATCGCTGAAACTAGTCGTAATATTTGGAATGATGAGCTAGGTAAAATTCAGGTAAGCGGTGGCACTGAAGATGATAGATTCCTTTTTTATACATCGCTATACAGAACTTACGAGAGACCTGTTTCAATTTCGGAAGATGGAAGATACTTTAGTGCTTTTGACGGAAAGGTTCATGATGATTTTGGGCGACCATTTTACACAGACGACTGGATATGGGATTCATACAGAGCCCATCACCCTCTTCGTATTCTGATTGATGCAAAAAGAGAAGAGGATATATTAAACTCATTTGTTCTAATGTCTGAACAAATGGAAAACTTATGGTTGCCAACTTTCCCTGAAATTACAGGTGATAGTCGTCGTATGAATTCAAATCATGGTGTAATCTCTATACTTGATGCTCATATTAAAGGATTAGGAAATTTTGATCTGAAAAAAGCATATATGGCAGGTAAAGGAGCTATAATGGATAAAACTCTGGCTCCATGGTCAGGTTCTCCTTCAGGTGAATTAGATAAGTTTTATCATGAGAAAGGATATATTCCTGCTTTGAGAGAAGGTGAGGAGGAGACTATTCCTGAAGTGCATAGTTTTGAGCGCAGACAACCGGTAGCTGTTACATTAGGCACTTCATACGATCAGTGGAGTCTTGCACAATTGGCAAAAAGTCTTGGATTGAAAAATGATTATGAGTATTTCATGAATGCATCATTTAATTACAGGAATCTGTTCAATAGTGAAACAGGTTTTTTTCACCCAAAAGATAAAGATGGCAAATTTATACAACCTTTCGATTATCGTTATGATGGTGGAATGGGTGCACGAGGTTTTTATGGAGAAAACAACGGATGGATTTATCGGTGGGATGTACCTCACAATATTCCTGATTTAATTGATCTCATGGGAGGGAAAAAGGTATTTGTTGATAATCTGGACAATATGTTCAGAGAACCGCTCGGTAAAAGTAAATATGATTTCTATAGTCAGCTACCTGACCACACAGGAAATGTAGGACAATTCTCAATGGCAAATGAACCATCTTTACATATTCCTTATTTATATAACTATGCCGGAGAGCCATGGAAAACACAGAAGAGAGTAAGAACTCTGATCAAACAGTGGTTCAGAAATGATCTTATGGGTATACCAGGAGATGAGGACGGAGGCGGTCTCTCTTCATTTGTAGTTTTCTCACAGATGGGCTTTTATCCTGTAACACCGGGAACTACTGAATATACTATTGGGAGTCCTTTCTTCGATCATGTGAAAATAAACCTAGGTAACGGTAATTTCTTTGAGATTGAAACAATAAATAATTCACCTGAGAATAAATACATTCAGTCAGCTACTTTAAACGGAAAACCGTTTAATAAAGTATTTATTGATCATTTCGATATTATGAAAGGTGGAAAAATCGTATTTGAAATGGGAAACAAGGCAAAAAGAGACTATTTTACAACCGATTAA
- a CDS encoding Gfo/Idh/MocA family protein has protein sequence MKKTDSKSEISRRQFLNYSALGLAGLTILPSWTIGGVKVAPSDRVVLGFIGLGRQALSDFRGFAGAPGVQVAACCDVDSIKIARFQNRVAEWQRSLNVAERCDGYEFYEDLLERKDIDAVAIVTPDHWHALMTIDACNAGKDVYVQKPLAYTITEGFEMVKAVRNNRRVLQVGSQQRSSREFQKAIELVQSGAIGHIEKIYARVGAPPTPLDLPEEPVPANLNWNQWMGPLNDPNIHYHPDLCPPISLDPVQNEKLWGAWRWYRETGNGYTADWGAHMFDIAQAAIGMDGSGPVEYIPQGYNGTKYATMKYANGIVMTEQPYLEDNESAQGIKFWGTNGWIEVARGYLACSDPSKVPSELAGNRPLTPEQMRERMAQAQSAAQQSRQAERNRSSNALSFEISSPHMQNFIDCVRSRKNPIAPVEVGCSTNTLCCLANMALELGRPIKWNPATLSFDDDKEAESHRLYYYKYRRPYSLY, from the coding sequence ATGAAAAAGACAGACAGTAAAAGTGAAATCAGCAGAAGACAGTTTTTAAACTACTCTGCGTTAGGTCTGGCAGGCCTTACAATTCTTCCAAGTTGGACTATTGGTGGTGTTAAAGTTGCACCAAGCGATCGTGTTGTTCTCGGGTTTATTGGGTTAGGTCGTCAAGCTCTTAGTGATTTTAGAGGTTTTGCAGGAGCACCAGGAGTGCAGGTGGCTGCCTGTTGTGATGTTGACAGCATTAAAATTGCACGATTCCAAAATAGAGTGGCAGAGTGGCAAAGATCTCTTAATGTTGCTGAAAGATGTGATGGTTATGAGTTCTATGAAGACCTTCTTGAACGTAAGGATATTGATGCAGTGGCAATTGTAACTCCTGACCATTGGCATGCATTGATGACCATCGATGCTTGTAATGCAGGTAAAGATGTTTATGTTCAGAAACCTTTAGCATATACAATAACAGAAGGTTTTGAAATGGTTAAAGCTGTTCGCAATAATAGAAGAGTTTTACAAGTTGGAAGTCAACAGCGTTCTAGTCGTGAATTTCAAAAAGCAATTGAATTAGTACAATCAGGAGCAATTGGTCATATTGAAAAAATATATGCAAGAGTTGGTGCCCCTCCAACACCACTGGATCTTCCAGAAGAACCAGTACCGGCAAATTTGAATTGGAACCAGTGGATGGGACCGCTTAATGATCCTAATATTCATTACCATCCTGATCTTTGTCCTCCAATCTCACTGGATCCTGTTCAGAATGAGAAATTATGGGGAGCATGGAGATGGTATCGAGAAACTGGTAATGGTTATACTGCTGACTGGGGAGCTCATATGTTTGATATTGCACAAGCAGCCATCGGTATGGACGGCTCCGGACCTGTTGAATATATACCACAAGGGTATAATGGAACAAAATATGCAACTATGAAGTATGCAAATGGAATCGTCATGACAGAACAACCCTATCTGGAGGATAACGAATCTGCACAGGGAATAAAATTCTGGGGAACAAATGGTTGGATTGAAGTAGCACGTGGTTATTTAGCTTGCTCAGATCCTTCTAAAGTTCCTTCCGAATTGGCTGGAAACAGACCTTTAACACCTGAACAGATGAGGGAAAGAATGGCTCAGGCTCAATCAGCTGCACAGCAATCCAGACAAGCTGAAAGGAACAGATCAAGCAACGCTTTATCTTTCGAAATAAGTTCACCCCATATGCAGAATTTCATCGACTGTGTTCGCTCAAGAAAGAATCCAATTGCTCCGGTTGAAGTTGGTTGTAGTACAAATACACTTTGCTGTTTAGCTAATATGGCTTTAGAACTTGGCAGACCAATCAAATGGAATCCGGCTACCCTCAGCTTTGACGATGATAAAGAAGCTGAATCTCACAGACTTTATTATTACAAATACCGTCGTCCTTATTCTTTATATTAA
- a CDS encoding sugar phosphate isomerase/epimerase family protein yields MENRRDFLKKASLFTVAGMFAGKSSFANISKLSNVSAVTNKKIGLQIYSLGRELYQDVPGGLKKIAQMGYSTLELAGYNNGKIGNIEMSEFRKMSDDAGLKIISSHLNPPVREYTKDNKGEISEFWKKAADDHAKIGVKYIVQPGQPSTRSSEEVSIVCEVFNEAGKIAKENGLIFGYHNHEMEFARVVPGGKEMVFGRRFFGRAPEGMEVIYDAFLRQTDPELVIFELDVYWTVMGQSDPVEYMQKYPDRIKLLHIKDKEVLGESGMMNFEKIFEQAYKNGIEDYFVELEGISKGTQFEGVKGCADYLIKVPFVK; encoded by the coding sequence ATGGAAAATAGAAGAGATTTTTTAAAGAAGGCATCTTTATTTACAGTTGCAGGAATGTTTGCAGGTAAATCAAGCTTTGCAAACATTTCAAAATTGAGTAACGTATCAGCTGTTACTAACAAAAAGATTGGTTTACAGATATACTCTTTAGGCAGAGAACTCTATCAGGATGTTCCTGGTGGTTTAAAAAAGATCGCTCAAATGGGATATTCAACTCTTGAACTAGCCGGTTACAATAATGGTAAGATTGGTAACATAGAAATGAGCGAATTCCGCAAAATGTCAGATGATGCCGGTCTTAAAATTATCAGTTCTCACTTGAATCCTCCAGTTCGTGAATACACTAAAGACAATAAAGGAGAAATTTCAGAATTCTGGAAGAAGGCTGCTGATGATCATGCAAAAATTGGAGTAAAATATATTGTACAGCCGGGACAACCATCTACTCGAAGCTCGGAAGAGGTTTCAATTGTCTGTGAAGTTTTCAATGAAGCAGGTAAAATAGCAAAAGAGAACGGTCTGATTTTCGGTTATCATAATCACGAAATGGAGTTTGCCCGAGTAGTGCCGGGAGGTAAAGAGATGGTTTTCGGTCGCAGATTTTTTGGAAGAGCGCCTGAAGGTATGGAAGTTATATATGACGCTTTCTTAAGGCAAACAGATCCTGAACTTGTTATATTTGAGTTAGATGTTTATTGGACGGTGATGGGTCAAAGTGATCCTGTAGAATATATGCAGAAATATCCTGATCGTATAAAATTACTCCATATTAAAGATAAGGAAGTTTTAGGAGAATCAGGAATGATGAATTTCGAAAAGATATTCGAACAGGCTTATAAAAACGGTATAGAAGACTACTTCGTTGAACTGGAGGGTATTTCTAAAGGCACACAGTTTGAAGGAGTAAAAGGTTGCGCAGACTACCTGATAAAAGTTCCTTTTGTTAAGTAG
- a CDS encoding multiheme c-type cytochrome codes for MKTSKKLTNTLKIFIIILIVGFLAISPFYAYWNSAPAEQTCAACHEISSSVHIFANSAHRELSCKECHGTALSNGVHSLKEKSMMLVNHLRGVDTENIIMGESQILEVMNNCKSCHSSEYAKWEAGGHSATYEYIFLDSIHNSSEQLNYDCLRCHGMYFEGTVADLVEPISMDGPWQLVNANRNDLPTIPCMACHMIHTDGDLTSSILTENYYWDSLRTIPLHSPGLSFYVRSEKENYTVDLLPAYNIYDDSLMVVVSDDPIMHNCIQCHAPNSRHEAGTGDDRTPRGVHEGLSCTVCHELHSNNAQNSCIKCHPAISNCQIDVTQMNTTYKYKDSPNNIHFVSCNDCHENGRGVK; via the coding sequence ATGAAAACATCAAAAAAGCTAACAAATACTCTCAAGATTTTCATAATTATTTTAATTGTTGGCTTTCTTGCAATAAGTCCCTTCTATGCCTACTGGAATTCGGCGCCTGCAGAACAAACCTGTGCTGCCTGTCATGAAATATCGAGTTCTGTACACATTTTCGCTAATTCGGCTCATCGTGAGTTATCATGCAAAGAGTGTCACGGTACTGCATTGAGTAACGGGGTACACAGTCTGAAAGAGAAATCAATGATGCTTGTAAATCATCTACGTGGAGTTGATACTGAAAATATAATAATGGGAGAATCACAAATTCTGGAGGTAATGAACAATTGTAAGAGTTGCCACTCTTCAGAATATGCGAAATGGGAGGCTGGAGGACACTCTGCGACTTATGAATATATTTTCTTGGACAGCATACATAATAGCAGTGAACAATTAAATTATGATTGTTTAAGGTGTCATGGTATGTATTTCGAGGGAACCGTAGCTGACCTGGTAGAACCGATTTCCATGGATGGTCCATGGCAATTGGTTAATGCAAACAGAAATGATCTCCCTACTATTCCATGTATGGCATGCCATATGATTCATACAGATGGGGATCTGACAAGCTCCATTCTAACAGAAAATTACTACTGGGACTCTTTAAGAACAATTCCGTTACATAGCCCCGGACTCAGTTTTTATGTTCGCTCTGAAAAAGAGAATTACACTGTAGATTTACTGCCCGCATATAATATATATGATGATTCTTTGATGGTGGTTGTTTCTGACGATCCGATAATGCACAACTGCATTCAGTGCCATGCACCTAATTCAAGACATGAAGCAGGTACCGGAGATGATCGTACCCCACGAGGAGTACATGAAGGACTGAGCTGCACTGTATGTCACGAACTACATAGTAATAATGCTCAAAATAGTTGTATTAAATGTCATCCGGCAATTTCTAACTGCCAGATAGATGTTACACAGATGAATACAACTTATAAATACAAAGATAGTCCTAACAATATTCATTTTGTCTCCTGTAATGATTGCCATGAAAATGGCAGGGGAGTTAAGTAA
- a CDS encoding Gfo/Idh/MocA family protein: MSENNINKEINNDQTSQKPDNDLQNRQENPENTKPVSQGRRDALKALATVPVLGAMAYGVYKKRKNELVHRSAADMFRFPSEIPQYVPSITDGQTIRLGIIGSGIRGKQLMEALGFATPENVQNLIELNLNDSKNTRYKDFLEQEDLNIRITAICDIFDFHADEAIAAGANIHREGTNGKFGDKPVRYRNYKELLASDDVDAVVIASPDHWHGQMAMDAVRAGKHVYLEKPMTWTVPETYALRDLVRNSNIVFQLGHQNRQIEAYERAREIIDRGLLGPITLVETGTNRNDPNGAWVYDINPEANPDTIDWKQFDGDPDRIKEYMDYMTSAGLAKYIGPDPRDKFSLERFFRWRCWWDYSTGLSGDLLTHEYDAMNQILKLGIPASASSSGGVYFFKDGRTVPDVLHTTFEYPDKNMTMLYSATLASQFKRSRKIMGHDATMEVGSSLTVTIDPKSEIYRERIDNGMIQAGEPFYHYVPGKNIDAVTSATELYFAERGLLYSYVGGRRYNTTHLHLREWLECIRTGKQPSCDIEQGFQEAITAHMGTRAYLEGRTMYWDAEKEEITRG; encoded by the coding sequence ATGTCTGAAAACAACATAAACAAAGAAATAAACAACGATCAAACCAGTCAGAAACCGGATAATGATCTTCAAAACAGACAGGAAAATCCCGAAAACACCAAACCTGTTTCACAAGGAAGGCGTGATGCTTTAAAAGCCCTGGCAACTGTACCCGTGTTGGGAGCAATGGCTTATGGTGTTTACAAGAAAAGGAAAAATGAACTTGTACACAGGTCTGCAGCAGATATGTTTCGTTTTCCTTCAGAAATACCTCAGTACGTACCATCAATAACTGATGGTCAAACTATCAGACTAGGTATAATTGGATCAGGTATCCGAGGAAAACAGTTAATGGAAGCATTGGGTTTTGCTACTCCTGAGAATGTTCAAAATCTTATTGAGCTAAACCTAAATGATTCAAAAAACACCAGATATAAGGATTTTCTTGAACAAGAGGATCTCAATATAAGAATTACTGCTATATGTGATATATTTGACTTTCATGCAGATGAAGCAATAGCTGCCGGTGCAAATATCCACAGAGAAGGTACAAATGGAAAATTTGGCGATAAACCTGTAAGATATAGAAATTATAAAGAGTTATTAGCATCAGATGATGTGGATGCGGTTGTAATCGCTTCACCCGACCACTGGCATGGACAAATGGCAATGGATGCTGTCAGAGCCGGGAAACATGTCTATCTTGAAAAACCAATGACATGGACTGTTCCTGAAACTTATGCACTACGCGATCTGGTAAGAAACAGCAATATAGTATTTCAACTGGGACATCAAAATCGTCAGATAGAGGCATATGAGAGAGCAAGAGAAATTATAGATAGAGGATTACTCGGACCAATTACTCTTGTTGAAACAGGAACTAACAGAAACGACCCTAACGGTGCATGGGTTTATGACATTAACCCCGAGGCTAATCCTGATACAATCGATTGGAAACAGTTTGATGGGGACCCTGACAGAATTAAAGAGTATATGGACTACATGACATCTGCAGGATTAGCAAAATATATTGGTCCTGATCCTCGAGATAAATTCAGTCTGGAAAGATTCTTCAGATGGCGTTGCTGGTGGGATTATAGTACAGGCTTAAGTGGTGACCTGTTAACTCATGAGTATGATGCAATGAATCAAATCCTTAAACTTGGAATTCCTGCTTCTGCATCTTCTTCAGGTGGCGTTTACTTCTTTAAAGATGGACGCACTGTTCCTGATGTATTGCATACAACTTTTGAGTATCCTGATAAAAATATGACTATGCTATATTCTGCTACATTGGCAAGTCAGTTTAAACGTAGTAGAAAAATAATGGGACATGATGCTACAATGGAAGTTGGAAGCTCTCTTACTGTAACAATAGACCCTAAATCTGAAATTTACAGAGAAAGAATCGATAATGGTATGATTCAGGCAGGAGAACCTTTCTATCATTATGTTCCGGGTAAGAATATCGATGCAGTAACTTCTGCAACTGAATTATATTTTGCAGAGAGAGGACTGCTATACTCATATGTAGGTGGAAGACGTTATAATACAACTCACCTTCATCTTCGTGAATGGCTTGAATGTATCAGAACAGGAAAACAACCTTCATGTGATATTGAACAGGGATTCCAGGAAGCAATCACAGCTCACATGGGAACAAGAGCTTATCTAGAAGGTCGCACTATGTATTGGGATGCTGAAAAAGAAGAGATAACTAGAGGGTGA
- a CDS encoding sugar phosphate isomerase/epimerase family protein: MNKRDFLKSAAVIAGATTVRPLFSSGIKGNSAVSGVKITSANLDRQTTDKVTLKKSLGLGMISEDLSLSDKFKLAKDLGFDGVELNSPVNFSLEEIKRAKENSGIETPTVVNKDHWNVPLSDPDPEVRKKCIASVAKSLEEIKDLGGDTVLVVPGVVNEKVSYEDAYITSQNSIRELIPYAEKTGMQIGLENVWNNFLISPVEAKRFIDEINHPHVGWYFDIGNVLRYGWPEHWIKTLNRRIMKLHIKEFSRELMNTAGLREGFNVDLLKGDNNWPVVMKAVSEIKHQGGWLTAEVPGGDRIHLKKISEQMDEIISYL; the protein is encoded by the coding sequence ATGAATAAAAGAGATTTTCTAAAATCAGCTGCTGTAATAGCAGGAGCAACAACTGTAAGACCACTGTTTTCATCTGGAATTAAAGGTAATTCAGCTGTATCAGGAGTAAAAATAACATCTGCAAACTTAGATAGGCAAACGACTGATAAAGTAACACTGAAAAAGAGTCTTGGACTTGGTATGATCTCTGAGGATTTATCTCTCTCTGACAAATTCAAACTTGCAAAGGATCTGGGTTTTGATGGTGTGGAGCTGAATAGTCCTGTCAATTTCTCATTGGAAGAAATAAAGAGGGCTAAAGAAAACTCTGGAATTGAAACTCCTACTGTGGTAAACAAAGATCATTGGAATGTACCTCTTTCTGATCCGGATCCGGAGGTAAGGAAAAAGTGTATTGCCTCGGTTGCCAAATCTCTGGAAGAGATTAAAGATCTTGGTGGAGATACAGTATTGGTTGTACCTGGGGTTGTTAATGAAAAGGTTTCTTATGAAGATGCTTATATCACATCTCAGAACTCTATACGTGAATTGATTCCATATGCTGAGAAAACGGGTATGCAGATTGGTCTGGAAAACGTTTGGAATAACTTTCTGATCAGTCCGGTTGAAGCTAAGAGATTCATAGATGAGATTAATCATCCTCATGTAGGATGGTATTTTGATATCGGAAATGTATTGCGCTATGGCTGGCCTGAACACTGGATTAAGACACTGAACAGGCGTATCATGAAGCTTCATATTAAAGAGTTCAGTCGTGAGCTGATGAACACTGCGGGACTAAGGGAGGGATTTAATGTTGATCTTCTTAAAGGTGATAATAACTGGCCTGTGGTAATGAAAGCAGTCAGTGAAATTAAACACCAGGGAGGTTGGCTTACTGCTGAGGTTCCAGGAGGTGACAGAATTCATTTAAAGAAAATTTCAGAACAGATGGATGAGATTATTTCTTATCTTTAA
- a CDS encoding sugar phosphate isomerase/epimerase family protein: MKTKLSFFALFSAIVMLCSCNSKASEVNKTVSNDWKLSMQSYTFNLFTVPEALDKTAELGLNYIEIYPGQKMGPEFNDAIFGYNLTLDQQAQLKKLAASKDIKIVSSGVWTAKRDEWAQVFSFAGNMGMEFISAEPDPEDWNLVEGLAKEYNIKVAVHNHPNENSYWNPEILLDYIGERSTLIGSSADVGHYKRMNVDPTLALRKLDGRLISMHFKDIAAPDSDGNYEDVVWGTGILGVKDMLQELDRQNFKGYFTIEYEANWENNLPQIKESIEYFKKTVQTIK, encoded by the coding sequence ATGAAAACAAAATTATCGTTTTTTGCATTGTTTTCCGCTATTGTAATGCTATGTTCGTGCAACAGTAAAGCAAGTGAAGTAAATAAAACAGTAAGTAACGACTGGAAACTATCTATGCAGTCTTATACTTTTAATCTTTTTACTGTTCCAGAAGCGTTGGATAAGACTGCTGAACTTGGACTAAATTATATTGAGATTTATCCTGGTCAAAAGATGGGACCCGAATTCAATGACGCTATCTTCGGTTACAATCTCACATTGGATCAACAAGCTCAATTGAAAAAGTTAGCTGCATCTAAGGATATAAAGATTGTCTCTTCGGGAGTATGGACTGCAAAACGCGATGAATGGGCTCAGGTATTTTCTTTTGCTGGTAATATGGGAATGGAGTTTATCAGTGCTGAACCGGATCCTGAAGACTGGAATTTGGTTGAGGGTCTTGCAAAAGAGTACAATATAAAAGTTGCTGTTCATAATCATCCTAATGAGAACTCCTATTGGAATCCTGAAATTTTACTTGATTATATTGGTGAAAGAAGCACACTTATTGGATCTAGTGCTGATGTTGGTCATTATAAAAGAATGAATGTTGATCCAACTCTTGCTTTGAGAAAGCTGGATGGAAGATTGATCTCTATGCATTTTAAGGATATTGCTGCTCCAGATTCAGATGGAAATTATGAAGATGTGGTTTGGGGAACAGGTATACTTGGAGTTAAAGATATGTTACAAGAGCTGGATCGACAAAACTTCAAAGGTTATTTTACGATTGAATATGAAGCAAATTGGGAGAATAACCTTCCTCAGATTAAGGAGTCAATAGAATATTTCAAAAAAACTGTTCAAACGATCAAATAA
- a CDS encoding DoxX family membrane protein yields the protein MNNKIHYSYSNIQLTFLVILRVLIGWYFLYEGLAKVFTPNWTAFGYLIDSKGIFSPIFTAIAENPDILAISDFLNIWGLVIIGLLIILGLFERIGYIGAAALLVMYYLAHPPLMNVEYLFPTEGSYLWVDKNLILLFTVIVLYLLPTAKAIGFDRLIFNKK from the coding sequence ATGAACAATAAAATACACTATTCTTACAGTAATATTCAATTAACCTTTCTTGTAATACTAAGAGTTTTAATCGGGTGGTATTTCTTATATGAAGGGTTAGCAAAAGTTTTTACTCCCAATTGGACAGCTTTTGGTTATTTAATAGACTCGAAAGGAATTTTCTCACCTATTTTTACTGCAATTGCTGAAAACCCTGATATACTGGCGATTTCAGATTTTCTAAATATCTGGGGACTGGTTATTATTGGTCTTTTAATAATTCTTGGACTCTTTGAGAGAATAGGTTATATTGGTGCGGCAGCTCTTTTAGTCATGTACTATTTGGCTCACCCCCCTCTCATGAATGTTGAGTATTTATTTCCTACTGAAGGCTCATATTTATGGGTGGATAAAAATCTTATTTTGCTATTCACAGTTATAGTACTGTACCTACTCCCCACTGCTAAAGCAATTGGATTTGACAGATTAATTTTTAATAAGAAATAA